The following coding sequences are from one Salvia hispanica cultivar TCC Black 2014 chromosome 3, UniMelb_Shisp_WGS_1.0, whole genome shotgun sequence window:
- the LOC125213007 gene encoding endoglucanase 6, with product MEKLCFSIAPLFLIVGFLAPLALAGGHNYGDALSKSILFFEAQRSGYLPGNQRVRWRGNSGLNDGKTSGVDLVGGYYDAGDNVKFGLPMAFTITMMSWSILEYGKQMAASGELGHAIDAVKWGTDYLIKAHPQPDVLYGEVGDGNTDHYCWQRPEDMTTSRAAYRIDPSRPGSDLAGETAAAMAAASMVFRRYNSAYSAELLKHASQLFDFADKYRGKYDSSITIAQKYYRSVSGYADELLWGAAWMYKATNNAYYLNYLGKNGDALGGTGWAMTEFGWDVKYAGVQTLVAKFLMSGRGGGNTAVFEKYQEKAEFFMCSCLGKGNRNAQKTPGGLIFRQRWNNMQFVTSASFLMTVYSDYLTSAGKSLRCASGNVSPSQLLSFAKSQVDYILGDNPRATSYMVGYGNNYPRQVHHRASSIVSYKVDPTFVTCRGGYATWYNRKANDPNLLTGAIVGGPDAYDNFADQRDNYEQTEPATYNNAPLLGILARLHAGHSGYNQLLPVELPTLKPIAAHPTPSTKPVVKRTPVSSPSLVAITQKVTASWVSRGKTYYRYSTIVTNKSSKNLKNLKLYISKLYGPVWGLTKSGDSYSFPSWVNTLAAGKSIEFVYIHSASQAVVSVSSYTLA from the exons ATGGAGAAGCTCTGTTTTTCAATAGCTCCTCTGTTTCTGATTGTTGGTTTTCTGGCGCCGCTGGCATTGGCCGGCGGCCACAACTACGGCGACGCTCTGAGCAAGAGCATCCTCTTCTTCGAGGCGCAGAGATCTGGTTACTTGCCTGGAAACCAGAGAGTGCGGTGGAGGGGGAATTCCGGCCTCAATGACGGCAAAACTAGCGGG GTGGATCTGGTTGGAGGGTACTACGACGCAGGGGATAACGTGAAATTCGGGCTGCCGATGGCGTTCACCATCACTATGATGTCGTGGAGCATCCTCGAATACGGGAAGCAAATGGCTGCTAGCGGTGAGCTAGGGCACGCCATTGATGCTGTGAAGTGGGGAACTGATTATCTCATCAAAGCTCACCCCCAGCCCGATGTGCTCTACGGCGAG GTGGGAGATGGAAACACAGATCACTACTGCTGGCAGAGGCCGGAGGATATGACGACGTCGCGAGCTGCTTACAGAATCGACCCCAGCCGACCTGGATCGGACCTCGCCGGAGAGACCGCCGCCGCCATGGCTGCTGCCTCGATGGTGTTCCGCCGCTACAACTCCGCCTACTCCGCTGAGCTGCTCAAACACGCTTCACAG CTCTTCGATTTCGCGGACAAGTACAGGGGCAAATACGACAGTAGCATCACCATCGCGCAGAAGTACTACCGTTCCGTCAGTGGATACGCT gatGAACTGTTGTGGGGAGCTGCATGGATGTACAAGGCCACAAACAATGCTTACTACTTGAATTACCTTGGGAAGAATGGTGATGCCCTTGGAGGAACTGGGTGGGCCATGACTGAATTCGGGTGGGATGTTAAGTACGCTGGTGTACAGACCCTTGTTGCTAAG TTCTTGATGTCAGGGAGAGGTGGGGGAAACACTGCTGTGTTTGAAAAGTATCAGGAGAAGGCGGAGTTCTTCATGTGTTCGTGTTTGGGTAAGGGCAACCGCAATGCTCAGAAGACTCCGGGAGGCCTCATTTTCAGACAGAGATGGAACAATATGCAGTTTGTGACGAGTGCTTCATTCCTCATGACTGTCTACTCCGATTACCTTACATCTGCTGGCAAGTCCCTTAGGTGTGCAAGCGGAAACGTCTCGCCTTCTCAGCTACTTTCCTTCGCCAAATCTCAG GTGGACTACATCCTTGGAGACAACCCACGTGCCACGAGCTACATGGTTGGATATGGCAACAACTACCCGAGACAAGTGCACCACAGGGCTTCGTCTATTGTGTCGTACAAGGTGGATCCTACGTTTGTTACCTGCAGGGGAGGCTATGCAACCTGGTACAACAGGAAGGCTAATGATCCCAATCTTCTTACTGGCGCCATTGTCGGAGGTCCTGATGCTTATGACAATTTTGCTGATCAGAGAGACAACTATGAGCAAACCGAGCCTGCAACTTACAACAATGCTCCACTCCTCGGCATTCTGGCCAGGCTTCATGCCGGTCACAGCGGCTATAACCAGCTCCTACCTG TGGAGCTTCCTACTCTTAAGCCGATTGCTGCTCACCCAACTCCATCCACGAAGCCTGTGGTGAAACGCACTCCAG TTTCATCTCCCAGTTTGGTTGCCATTACTCAGAAGGTTACAGCTTCATGGGTGTCCAGGGGAAAAACCTACTACAGATACTCCACAATTGTTACCAACAAATCTTCcaagaatttgaagaatttgaagCTCTACATTTCCAAACTCTATGGTCCTGTATGGGGCCTCACAAAGTCTGGTGATTCTTACTCATTCCCGTCTTGGGTGAACACGCTGGCTGCTGGCAAAAGCATCGAGTTTGTGTATATCCACTCGGCTTCCCAGGCAGTGGTCTCAGTATCAAGCTATACTCTTGCTTAA
- the LOC125213008 gene encoding uncharacterized protein LOC125213008 → MESLLERMCIDAATESAVAVDKWRRQRRSLERMPPHLAEALLRRLLQRRMLYPSLLEVFKYSVEVVDLSGESSVDAEWMAYLGAFRYLNSLILADCHKINNASLWYITGLPTLKEMDLSRCSKITDAGIQHLLSLPALEKLWISETGVTADGVIILASLRHLLLLDLGGLPVTDSALNSLQTLTKLQGLDLWGSEVSNESVTTLKMFRNLSFLNLAWTKVTMLPNLPSLTSLNMCKCAISSLFEGEGQKPRLEKVNFSGATIRNISEAFKYVETSRLSLLDISNSVLQSYSFLSSMNAMTDLDLSDSVRVDDSLVEHIARIGATLKKLNLSNTRVSSEGINALAGSVPNLETLLLSGTSIDDTAIDFLSMMPALKVINLSRTQVKGLMQLRGANDEVLSFSALERLEHLETLDLELLHMKDLALRPLANMSRLSHLSLRTSSLTDESLYHTSSAKKLVHLSIQGTMLTDAGLAAFAPPPALEILDLRGCWLLSQEIVSRFCQKHPQLEVRHDSFETLPSRATTRTPKGKNRQGSSSAPPQYFVVDQRLKYSIEELLSLRI, encoded by the exons ATGGAGAGTTTATTGGAGCGCATGTGCATCGACGCGGCGACTGAGAGCGCCGTCGCCGTCGACAAGTGGCGAAGGCAGCGGCGATCGCTTGAGCGCATGCCGCCTCATCTCGCGGAGGCTCTCCTCCGCCGTCTCCTCCAGCGCCGCATGCTTTATCCATCGCTGCTCGA AGTTTTCAAATACAGTGTAGAGGTTGTTGACCTAAGTGGTGAAAGCTCTGTGGATGCCGAGTGGATGGCATACTTGGGAGCATTCCGCTATCTCAATTCTTTGATTTTGGCAGACTGccataaaatcaataatgcATCTCTTTGGTATATAACAG GCTTGCCAACTTTAAAGGAGATGGATCTTTCAAGATGCTCTAAGATAACAGATGCTGGAATACAACATCTATTATCACTTCCAGCCCTTGAGAAATTATGGATCTCTGAAACAGGTGTTACTGCAGATGGTGTCATAATTCTCGCTTCACTGAGGCACTTATTGCTGTTGGACCTGGGTGGTTTACCTGTCACTGATTCAGCTTTGAATTCTCTTCAG ACTCTCACGAAGTTGCAAGGTTTAGACCTTTGGGGGAGTGAAGTATCTAATGAAAGTGTGACGACACTCAAGATGTTCCGAAATTTGAGTTTCTTAAACCTAGCTTGGACCAAAGTCACAATGTTGCCAAATTTGCCCTCCCTTACAAGCCTAAACATGTGTAAATGCGCTATAAGTTCTCTATTTGAAGGAGAGGGCCAGAAACCTCGTCTGGAGAAAGTAAATTTTTCTGGAGCTACAATTCGTAACATTTCAGAAGCCTTCAAATATGTTGAAACCAGTAGACTTTCTTTGTTAGACATATCCAACTCCGTGCTTCAGTCTTATAGCTTTTTGTCTTCCATGAATGCAATGACTGATTTGGACCTGAGCGATAGTGTACGGGTTGACGACAGTTTAGTCGAACACATTGCACGCATAGGAGCAAcgttaaaaaaattgaatctcaGCAATACAAGAGTAAGTTCGGAGGGCATTAATGCATTAGCTGGCAGTGTTCCAAACCTCGAGACTCTATTGCTGTCTGGCACTTCCATTGATGACACAGCTATAGATTTTTTAAGCATGATGCCTGCACTCAAAGTTATCAACCTCAGCAGAACACAGGTGAAAG GATTAATGCAATTGCGCGGTGCAAATGATGAGGTCCTGTCATTTTCAGCACTAGAAAGACTCGAGCATCTCGAAACCCTGGATTTGGAACTATTACACATGAAGGATCTCGCACTGCGCCCTCTGGCAAACATGAGCAGATTGAGTCATTTATCTCTGCGAACCTCCTCCCTCACAGACGAATCATTATATCACACCTCGTCAGCTAAAAAGTTGGTTCATCTTAGTATTCAAGGTACAATGTTGACGGATGCTGGACTTGCTGCATTCGCTCCTCCCCCAGCCCTGGAAATTCTCGATCTCAGGGGCTGCTGGCTATTATCACAGGAGATTGTTTCACGCTTCTGCCAAAAGCATCCTCAACTTGAAGTAAGGCACGATTCATTTGAGACGCTTCCGTCACGAGCAACTACAAGGACCCCGAAAGGCAAGAACAGGCAGGGGAGTTCGTCCGCGCCACCCCAATATTTTGTAGTAG ATCAAAGATTAAAATACAGCATAGAAGAATTACTAAGCCTCCGAATTTAG
- the LOC125213009 gene encoding long chain acyl-CoA synthetase 4-like, with protein sequence MAKDKYIVEVEPGKPAEEGKPSTGPVYRSIFAKDGFPAPIPGLDSCWDIFRLSVEKYPNNKMLGRRELVNGKPGKYLWMTYREVYNIVVKVGNSIRSIGIEQGGRCGIYGANSPEWIMSMEACNAHGLYCVPLYDTLGAGAIEFIICHAEVALAFVEEKKISELLKTFPGAASYLKTIVSFGKATPQQKEEAEKYGVTMYSWDEFLSLGSNEDFELPVKKKSDICTIMYTSGTTGDPKGVLISNNSIVTLIAGVKRLLESVNESLTINDVYLSYLPLAHIFDRVIEECFINHGASIGFWRGDVKLLTEDIAELKPTIFCAVPRVLDRIYSGLQQRISAGGFIKKTMFNLAYSLKLRHMKKGHKHSEAAPLCDKVVFSKVKQGLGGNVRLILSGAAPLASHVEEYLRVVTCSYVLQGYGLTETCAGTFVSIPDELNMLGTVGPPVPNVDVCLESVPEMGYDALSSQPRGEVCVRGDTLFSGYYKREDLTKEVFVDGWFHTGDVGEWQADGSLKIIDRKKNIFKLSQGEYVAVENLENIYGLVSAIDSIWVYGNSFESCLVAVINPNKQAVEEWAAQNGESGDFETLCQNPKVKQYFVGELARIGKEKKLKGFEFIKAVHLDPVPFDLERDLITPTFKIKRPQMLKYYQNAVDDMYKSLK encoded by the exons TTTGTCGGTAGAAAAATATCCCAACAACAAGATGCTTGGTCGCCGTGAACTTGTCAATGGGAAG CCAGGTAAATACTTATGGATGACTTACAGAGAGGTGTACAACATAGTTGTGAAAGTTGGTAACTCCATCCGCAGTATTGGCATTGAGCAA GGAGGACGTTGCGGAATCTATGGTGCCAATTCACCTGAGTGGATTATGAGTATGGAG GCATGTAATGCTCATGGACTCTATTGTGTCCCTCTGTATGACACGTTAG GGGCTGGGGCAATTGAGTTCATCATCTGTCATGCTGAAGTCGCACTAGCCTTTgttgaagagaaaaagatCTCCGAG CTTTTGAAAACATTTCCAGGCGCAGCAAGTTACTTGAAAA CAATTGTAAGCTTTGGGAAGGCTACTCCTCAACAGAAGGAAGAAGCTGAAAAATATGGGGTGACTATGTATTCTTGGGATGAATTTTTGTCACTG GGATCAAATGAGGACTTTGAACTTCcagtgaaaaagaaaagcgACATTTGCACTATAATGTATACTAGTGGTACCACTGGAGACCCCAAGGGAGTCCTGATTTCTAACAACAGCATTGTCACTTTGATAGCTGGAGTAAAACGCTTATTAGAGAGTGTCAATGAATCG TTGACCATAAATGATGTGTATCTATCATACCTTCCATTGGCCCATATCTTTGATCGTGTTATTGAAGAGTGTTTCATTAATCATGGGGCTTCAATTGGATTTTGGCGTGGG GATGTAAAGTTATTAACTGAAGATATAGCGGAGCTTAAGCCAACAATTTTCTGTGCAGTTCCCCGCGTATTAGATAGAATATATTCAG GTTTGCAACAGAGGATATCTGCAGGgggtttcattaaaaaaaccaTGTTTAATCTTGCTTACTCTTT AAAACTACGTCATATGAAAAAGGGTCATAAGCATTCTGAGGCAGCTCCACTGTGTGACAAAGTTGTCTTCAGCAAg GTAAAGCAAGGTCTTGGGGGTAATGTAAGGCTTATCTTATCCGGAGCAGCACCTCTTGCCTCCCATGTAGAAGAGTATCTGAGAGTTGTGACATGCTCTTATGTTCTTCAAGGATACG GCTTGACAGAAACTTGTGCTGGTACATTTGTTTCAATACCGGATGAGTTGAATATGCTGGGCACAGTGGGACCTCCAGTGCCTAATGTGGATGTTTGTCTGGAATCTGTTCCTGAAATGGGATACGATGCACTTTCGAGCCAACCACGTGGAGAAGTGTGTGTAAGGGGGGATACTCTGTTTTCTGGCTACTACAAACGCGAAGACCTAACCAAAGAAGTCTTTGTTGACGGCTGGTTTCACACAG GTGATGTTGGTGAATGGCAGGCAGATGGCAGCTTGAAAATTATTGATCGTAAGAAGAACATTTTCAAACTCTCGCAAGGAGAATATGTTGCAGTAGAGAACTTGGAAAACATCTATGGTCTAGTTTCTGCCATTGACTCG ATATGGGTGTACGGGAACAGCTTCGAGTCTTGCCTTGTTGCTGTAATAAACCCAAACAAACAAGCAGTGGAGGAATGGGCTGCACAGAATGGTGAATCAGGGGACTTCGAGACCCTATGTCAAAATCCCAAAGTAAAACAATACTTTGTTGGAGAGCTTGCAAGGAtcggaaaagaaaaaaag TTGAAGGGTTTTGAATTCATCAAAGCTGTCCACCTTGATCCAGTCCCGTTCGACTTGGAACGAGACCTTATCACGCCAACGTTCAAGATCAAAAGGCCCCAGATGCTCAAGTACTACCAG AATGCTGTTGACGACATGTACAAGAGCTTGAAATAA